In Salinibaculum sp. SYNS191, the genomic window GTTCGTCACGCTCGTGAATATCCCCCCCCGCAATTTGGACAGATACCAAGGCGCCCGTCATCGCTTGTCATTGAAAGAGGGGGTGGAGCGTGTGACATCTCGCCCCATTTACTGCTCTGGCTACTGAAAAATAAAGTTTCAGCGGAGGTGCAATGTGTCCACACAGGGGACGCTTGTGTGAGACGCTACCTGACTCGGAACAACCAGTGTGTCCTAGACCGCCTCTCGTCCTTCTCGAAGTAGCCGAAATGAGAGAGGGGGCGTAACGCTCAGGGACTGACGAGGAATCCTTCCGTGTAGACAAGGTAGCCCGCACTCGATAGCTCTCAAACAATTCGATATGCGTCATCTCCGAGTACCGGAGGGGTTTGTCGCGATGGCCCATGACTGTAGATAGACGGCACAGTCAGCCAGTCGCCTTTCAATTCGCGTGGTTTCCACGTGTAGTTTCCGCTGGCTGACCTACCCTGTCTCTCAAACAACGGCGAGAGACTGCTATTCCATACCCAGAAGATGCCGAATTGAAAGCGTTGGATGTGCACACTCACTCTAATGGCTAATTTGCTAACGAACTGGTGAAACAACTTCATGAAGTCGATTTAATGATACACACATACCTAGAAGAAACAGCCGGGGTGGAGTCCAAAATCACTCGTCGCGGAACGAGTCCCAGAACACGCCCGGCAACTCGTTGTCTGGATTCTCTCGGAGATAGTCTTGTTTCGTCAGGTTCGCATCTTCGATCAGTGCCGCGGCCTCGCCGGCCCAGACGTAGAACCCGATCAAAGTCTCCCGCCGCATTTGTTCGAGGTCTACCGAGTGATACACGTTGACCACGCCACCACCCTCCCGATTGAGCTCAGACCGCCTGAGCAATCCCAGTTCGACGAGCGTGTTGAGATACCGCGTGACCGTACTTCTGTCGAACCCGAGCTGGTCGGCGACTTCGCTCGCCGACAGAGGCCCCTCACCGATAACGCACAGACAGATATCAAGTCCGGCCTTCGGAAGACCGAACGCCTGGAGGAGAACCTGCCTCACATCCGGCGATTTCACACTCATATCCAACTCTGTAACCCGCTCCATTGGTTTATTGTGGCAGGACATCGGTGGATCGTCGCTCCCAACCACGAGAACGACATTGTCACAATCAGAGACGGAGCATTCGTAGATATCATATCGACCGGAATTCGGATTGTACTGGACCTCGTCACTCTCGTCGTCGGCCTGGGTTGTACTTCGATCAGACATCGATAGTGTGTCCCTCCATTTATGTCGACTGTTATGTGGGGAGGCGATAAATATAGGCCTCTCAATCGGCTGGAAAACCTTACTATAAACTACCCTACTCGCTTCCGACTGGCGCCGTTCGCTCCTTGACGTCGAGCGGACTCTCCAGTAGTACCAAAACGTCGAGAACATTGCGCCACGAGACTCGTCCGCCGATCTTTCCGAGCGTCACGTTCGCGACGCGGTCAAGCGAACGACTGAGCACCACTACCTCAACTTTTTCCATGGGGCGATGTTGACAGAAATATTTTATATGGTAGTTGATAACGAACCGGTATGAAGCGACGGTGGTTGCCGTCTCTCCTTTGCTTTCTCGGTCTTTTGCTCCTCGGGAGTTTTGTCTTCGAGATTGCGCTGCGGCTCGTGGGTGAGACTCGATTCACCTGGCCATTCATTGCGGGCGTCTCGACGAGCCTTCCGTTTGCACTCGTCCCGATTGGTGGTGGGTACAGCCTCATCCGCAACCCGGTTCCTGAGGAGTATTATCAGCATCTCGCTATCGGAACCCTCTCTGGGTTAGCGTTCTTCACGGTCTTTTTCGGTGTCGTTGGGTTCACGCTCTTCGACGCCTGGATTCCTCAGGCGGGAGTCCTTCGCTGGGGTGTCACCGTCGGGGTTGGCAATGGCTTTCTTATTAGTTACCTCTACGTCCGCGGTGTGTCGCAGGCGGTTGCACTCGAACGCACGTCAGTCCACGCTGAAGAAGCAGAGGACCAGCAACGACTCCTCAGGTATCTCAATGGATTACTTCGACACGAAGTCCTGAACGCTGCAAACGCGATCAAAGGCCACGCCAGTCTTGCTGCGGAAGCAACCCAGAATGAGGACGTCCATGACCGAATCGCCGTCATTCAGCGTCAGACTGATGGCATGACGAGTATCATCGATGACGTGCAGGTATTGCTTGCAGTCTCAGAAGACCGGGACGAACTCGGGCCGGTGAATCTCACGCCATTGTTGCGTGAGGAATTGCGCCGCGTCGAGGAACGACACTGTCCAGTCGTGACCGAGTTACAAGTCCCTGGGGAGGTGTACGTCCGCGGAGATACGCTGCTTCGGCGGCTCTTTTCGAACCTGTTCGACAATGCGGTCGAACACAATGATAGCGAGCATCCGAAAATAACCGTGAGAGCAACGCGTTCTGGTGAGACCGTGGCCGTCGCGGTCGAGGATAACGGGCCGGGATTTCCCACCGACAGCCTCGGCGACGTCTTCGAGCCTCTGGAACAGATGGATACGACCCACGGAATGGGACTCGCAATCGTCACCCAACTTGCTAAGAGGTATGGTGGGAGTCTTGAACTCATTGAGACGGGAGACACTGGGAGCGTGGTGACCGTCACACTCCCTCGGGCCAGTGGAGATACACCGGACTCGGATGTCTCAAGGTCTTAACAAGACGAACTCCTAGTCTGGGTACTTTCAGCAGTCCTCATCCTCAGAATCTAGGGGCGAAGACGCTGACCAGTACAGCGGACGTGCTGCGACCATCTGAAACGCAGCGACCTGCTTCTCCCTGAGTGCCGATCGAGCAGGTGCGTCCACACAGTGCGTGCGGCAACCGCGCTCGCTCACTACCAGTGTGGCTGCTGGCTCTGCAGGCTTAGTGAGTAGTAGATTCAGTTCAGATGGTGAGAAAGAAATCCTCGCTTCGTGCTGCATACATCCTCTGAGTGTTGCAGGGTACACCTGATTGTATTCTGCTAAGACGTTCATAAGATGCTGAACAGAAGGCGCGTGTCTTGCAGAAACAGCGATGTTCTCTCGATCCGCGAATCTATCGAGGGACCGCTTGCACGCTACGTCTTCCTCGAAACGCTCACTGTGACAGTGGGCAGAACTCTTCCTGCCGCGCATCCTGAGGCGAATTCTATCCGACCCCTGCCCTTTATTTTCCGACTCCCCCCAAGTCGAACTATGACAGGCGATCTGGAGGCCCGCAAGCTTGGCGACACCGATCAGGAAAGCACGGTCGTCACGTTCGGCGCCATCGCCCTGAACTGGCTCGAACAGGAGGGGGCCAATCAGATGGTCGAACACGCTCTCGATCACGGTGTGAACCACTTCGACGTAGCACCCCAGTACGGCGATGCCGAACTCAAACTCGGGCCAAAACTCCGCCAGCACCGTGAGGAAATCTTCCTCGGTTGTAAAACCCAGAAACGCGAGTATGATGGCGCACGGGACAAACTTGAGCGCTCGCTCGACAGACTCGGCATCGACACAATCGATCTCTACCAGGTCCACGGGCTGGAGTATGAGGAGGAACTCGACACCATCACGGGTGAAGGCGGTGCCCTCGAGGCATTCCGCGAGGCAAAGGCCGAGGGACTGATCGATCACATCGGCCTGACGAGCCATGGGGATCCTGACCTCATCATGGAGGCGATCGACCGCATCGACGATCTCGAGACGCTGATGTTCCCGCTGAACCCCGTGGTGATGGCCAAGACCGACGCCGAGTACGACTACGAGGCAGTCCTCGAACGCGCCAACGAAGCGGGCATCGGGACGTTGATCATCAAGGCCTTCGCGAGAGGCCCCTGGCCCTCCGAGGCCGAACTCCCGGTCGAGGACCGCCCGTACGCGAACTGGTACGAGCCCGTCGATACGCCCGAAGAGATGCGCGAGCGCTTCAACTTCGTGGCCTCTCAGGACGTGACGAGCGTCGTGACACCGGGCGACCCCAAGCTCGTTTCGATGGCCTTCGACGCTGCCTCGCGGTACGAGCCCATGGACGAAGCCGCCCAGCGGTCGCTGATCGAGGAGCTGCGCCACGAAGACTCGCCCGTCCCCGAGCAACTTCACCACTGATCGCTCGATGTCGGTTCCACAGACTGTCGAAACCGCTCTCGCGGACCGCCCGGTCGAGGGTGCGACCTGCCTCGAGGCGGGAGCCGGCGTCGGTAATACCACCCGCGGGCTACTCGAACAGGGTGCAGGCCACGTCTACGCAGTCACGAACAACGCCGAACACGCCCGGGACCTCAGGTCCTCTCTTGATTCCCACGAGGCGTCCCGGATCTCGATCATGAAAGCGGATCTTCAATCCACACCGCTCCAGTCGAACGCGGTCGATCTCATCACCGCACATGGCTTGTGTAACGTTGTTCCACCCTCTGCGCTCGGACGGATTTCGGCAGAGCTAGCCCGGATTGCCGCCCCTGGGGCACATCTCGTCGTTGACGATTACGAGCCGCTCCCCGACGACGCGGCTATCAGGGATCTTTTCGCCGTCGAAAACGCTGCGTCGGAGCTGGCTGACGGCACGCCCGCGCTCACGTTCTATCCCTCCGATATGTTGCGCCGGGTCTTCGAAGGCCACGGCCTGACCTTTGATCGCAAACGAATCCTGCTTGATCCCGTCCCCTGGACGGTCTCTCACGTCGAGGCTCACGCTGATCTCGCTCGGAAGGCTTTGAGTGATTTCCCCCGAAGGCTCGCTGATCCACTCGCCGCCGAACTCGATCGGCTCGTCGAAGAGATTGGGTCAGAGTCGACAGGGACGATGTACAGTCTCGCGTTTCGGATGTCCGAGCGGTGATTCCCGACCGGTAGTTCGGCGTACTTCAGTACCGTTCTCGCCTGTCGATACCGTTCTGCTGAATACAGGTGATTGAATTACTGGCTTATGAATCAATCATCCCAAATCTTGTCTGATATTATCTACTATGGGATTGGACCCTGTAACATCCAGTCATCAAACTGTCAATTCGCGTTGATAACTCAATCTCAGTAATCTTGCCTGACTCTTTGTGCTTGAAGAACGTGCCATTACACTCAGAACACTCTGAGGAGACGGGTTCGAATGCCGATCAGGTATGATTTCAGTGATAAATCCACCACACGATCTGCACATTAATCATCTCGGGGTCGCTTCCATCTCCCCCTCAGAAAATCACGATCATGTTCACGAATCAGGGCGACGACGATATCATTCAACTAAGGTTGCCTCTGGATCGTAGTCGATGACACCGAATTCCGCCATTAGGGGGAGATGATTGTGGTGAAGACCGATAGCCACCCGCTCGACTGTCTTTTCATTAACTGCATCCTCCGCTGCTTCACGTGCAGCGATCGCCACCGCAAGCTCCTCAAGATCAACTGGACCGGCCCGTTCAGTCAAGATATCGAGGACTGCTCTCCGGCATTCCGCTGCGAGTAGCTTGTGGCGGTCACTCGTGGGCAGATCTTCTATTCCCGCATACTCCCTTGTACTATCGGTTGGTGACTGGCTCATAGTTGGTGTTCCCCCGTGATGCCGATGTTGGGGCAGGGCGCACCCCTGTTTAAGATCCCACTTTGGGTAAAGCTGTACTAAAACTGATTAGGCCCGAGCATGGAGTTCCACCGACTCATCTGCATACTATGTTGTCACCTATTTTAAGTACAAGACGACCAGTGGGTCGTCACTGACGGTGCCTCCGCAACTCGACACCCCTCCGGTTGCGGAGGGCTTACAAACCTAGGCCGTGAGTATACGGAGTAATGTCTTCCACATCGTTGACCGAGATCCAGCGGGAGACACTCGCTCTCTTCGAGATCTCCGGTGAACCTTGGACGACCACCGAGGTCGCAGATCATCTTGACCTTGGCAGACGGAGTACCTACGAACGCTTAGAACGGCTCGTCGATCACAACCGCCTCAAAACCAAGAAGGTCGGCGGGAGCGGCCGTGTGTGGTGGCGACCGCCGGCGGACAGCGATACGACTCCCGACTGGTCAGCGACGACCGAGTCTCTGATCGACGACGTGCTCGACAGCGCAGACGTCGCAATCTTCGTCATCGACGAGGAGTTCGATGTCGCGTGGATCAACGATGCGACCGAACGGTACTTCGGGCTTGATCGGAATCGCGTTCTCGGCCGGGACAAACACCGGCTCATCGAAGAGCAGATCGCGTCAGTCGTTGACGATGGCGAGGCGTTTACCGAGACCGTCCTGGCGACGTACGACGACAACACGTACGTTGAGCAGTTTGAGTGTCACGTCACGCCAGACGATGGCGAAGAGCGCTGGCTCGAACACCGCAGCAAGCCTATCGAAGCCGGCGCGTATGCCGGCGGCCGAGTCGAACTCTATTACGACATCACCGACCGAAAAGAGATGAAACAGGCTCACGACCGGGACCGCATACAGTTCGAGTCGGTTATCGACGCTGTCGAGGAGCACGCGATCTTCATGCTTGATCCCGACGGCTACGTTCGGACCTGGAACCAAGGTGCCGAACGAATCAAAGGGTACACGACTGAGGAAATCCTCGGCGAGCACTTCTCTCGATTCTATACCGACGAAGCACGGCAAGCCGGAGTCCCACAGGAAAACCTCACCACGGCGTTGGAACAGGGATCGTTTCAGGACGAGGGGTGGCGTCTCCGTGCCGACGGCTCACGCTTCTGGGCCAACGTCACGATCACGGCCATCCGCGGTGACGACGGCGAGATCGACGGGTTGGTGAAAATCACCCGTGACATGACTGAGCGACGGAAGAACAAACAGGGGATCCGGCGCGAACGAAACCTTCTCGAGAAGGTTCAGGAAGCCAGCCCGATCGGCATCGCCATCTTCGATACGGAGGGCGAACTGCAACGCGCGAACCAGCGATTCATGGAACTGCTCGGTCGGGGTGATGCGGAGTCGTTGAATTATTCGCTCGGCGAACAACCGCCTCTCGACACCGATGGGAACGTGATCCCGTATCCGGAGCGGCCGGCACCGCGGGCGCTCTCGACGGGGGATGCCGTCACCGACCAGCGGATACGCATCGACGGCCCCGACGGTCGGGCGCGGTGGCTCTCGGTGAATGCAAAACCATTCGACGGTGAGACGGAGGGCGTCGTCGTCACGACAACCGAGGTCACACAGTTCAAAGAGCAAGCACAACGGCTCGAACGACAACGCGATGATCTCCAGAGCGAACTGGAGGGGATATTCGAGCGTATCGACGACGCATTCTTCTCGCTCGACGGTGACCTTCGGTTCAACTACGTCAACGAACAGGCGAGCACTCTCCTGGGCCACTCCTCGTCGGAACTCGTTGGCAGGCATATCTGGGACGTGCTCAAACCGGGCTCGAAGGCAGAGTCGGCCTTCGAAGAGGCCCTGAAGACCCAGGAATCGATTTCCTTCGAGGAATACTACGAGCCCATCGGAACGTGGTTTGAAAATCACGTCTATCCTTCCGAGACTGGACTGTCGGTCTACTTCCAGGATATCTCCGACCGTAAGCACCGCGAGCGGCGATTAGAGCGGTTCGAGCGTATGGTCGAGACAGTCGACGACGGGGTCTACGCCACCGACGGCGAGGGCCACTTCGTCTTCGTCAACGACGCATTCGTGGCGATGAGCGAGCACACGCGAGAGGAGTTACTCGGCTCTCACGGGTCGGCGTTCTTCGGCGATCGATTCGTGGACACGGACGAACAGGAGTGGCTGGAGCTGATCACCGACGAGCGTGACTCAGTAGCGTTCGAGACCGACATCATCGGCCCGGACGGCGAGACCCGTATTGTCCACAATCAATTCGTCGCCCTCGAATTCGACGACGAGGTCGGCCGCGTCGGCGTCACGCGGGACGTCACCGGGCGCAAGGAGCGCGAGCGCGAACTGGAACGGTACGAGCAACTCGTCGAAACTGTCTGGGACGGCGTGTACGCGCTTGACGAGAACGACCGGATGGTTCTCGTCAACGATGCGTTCTGTGAGCTCGTGGGCTACGAGCGTGACGAACTGCTCGGGGAACAACCGACTCTCATCACCAGCGACGAGGTAAACCAGGACGCCAACGAACTGGCACCAGAGGTCATCGCTGGCGACCGCGCGATCGGTGTTCTCGAGGGCGAACTCCAGACCGCGGACGGTGAGGTAGTGCCCGTCGAAACCCGGCACGGTCCCTTCGAATACGAGGACGGCCGCACCGGTCGGTGCGGAGTGACTCGTGACATCAGCGATCGCAAGTGGTTCGAAGAGACATTGCTGACCCTCTACGAGTCCACACAGACGCTATTCGACGTCCAAACGGCCGAGGTTGTAGATGAGGCGGTCATTGAGGCAGTCGCGGACGTTATCGACCTGGCCGGTGTTGCGGTGTACCGCTACGACGACGCCGACGACGAACTGTATCCGGCCGCACACTCGATGGAGGCCGAGTTCGTGCGCGGTGGGGACCTGCGTACCGTGCCGCCGGGCGACAGTAGTATCGTCGGACACGTCTACACGAGTGGCGATGTCCTCGCCCTCGATGACATCACCGAGTCGCCGTATCACCAGTCAAATGCCACGGAGATGCACGGTGGTCTGTTTGTCCCGATGGGCGACTACGGTGTCCTCGTCGCCGGTACCCGCGAGGAAAGTGGTATCGACGAGAACACCCGCCGGCTCGTCGAGTTGCTCGCCACGAACATCGAGGCCGCTTACAACCGCGTGGAACGCGAGGTCGCACTCCGTGAGCACGAACAGGAGCTAGAACAACAGCGAGAGGGACTTACTGCGCTCAACAACCTCAACGAGGTCGTCCGCGGGATCACGGATGCGGTCATCGAGCAATCCACCCGCGAGGAGATCGAACGGACAGTCTGCGAGCGGCTGGCCGACTCCGAGTCGTACCTGTTCGCCTGGATCGGAGACACGGATACGGCCACGCAGACGGTGAATCTTCGGACAGAGGCCGGGGTCGAGGGGTATCTCGATGGGATCACGATCTCGGTCGATCCCGACGACGAACGGAGCGAAGGCCCGACGGGACGAGCACTCCGAACCGGAGAGACGCAGGTCAGCCACGACATCCGTGCCGAATCCCGCTACGACCCGTGGCGCGAGTACATCGAACGGTACGGCTTCCGCTCGTCGGCCGCAGTTCCCATTGTTCACGAGAGAACTGTCTACGGAGTGATAAATGTGTATGCAGACCGGCCCCACGCGTTCGATGGCGAAGAGCGAGAGCTAATTAGCCAGCTCGGCGAGGTGGTCGGCCACGCCATCGCTGCTACCGAACGCAAGCAGGCGCTGATGAGTGACGAACTCGTGGAACTGGAGTTTCAGATCCAGGACGTATTCGCGGCCCTCAATGTGCCCGTTGAAACAAGCGGGCGAATAACCCTTGATTCTGCGGTTCCGGTCAGCGATGGGGAGTTTCTCGTCTACGGGACGGTAGCGCCGGACGCCGTCGATACTGTGGCCAGAATCACCAAGAACGTCCCACACTGGCGGGAGCTTACCATCCGTTCGGAGGGCGACCCGACTCGCTTCGAGGTCCGGATGACTGATCCACCGGTGCTCTCGGTCGTGGCATCGCTCGGTGGGTACGTCGAACAGGCCGTTATCGAAGACGGTGATCTTCGAATGACGGTCCATCTTGCCCCGAGTGTCGACGCCCGAACGGTCACTGATGCCGTCGAAACAGCCTATCCGGCTAGCGAACTGGTTCGTCGCCAGCAAATCAGCCGGGACCGCGACGATCCCGCGCGCTTCCAACGTCACCTTGTGGAAGCTCTCACGGGCCGTCAGCAAACTGCACTGGAAACCGCGTACCACGCGGGCTTTTTCGAGTGGCCGCGCGATACCTCCGGCGAAGAAGTCGCCGAGTCGATCGGCATTGCCTCGCCGACGTTCCACCAGCACCTTCGCAAGGCCGAGCGGAAAGTCCTCGACGCGGTGTTTTCGTCCCCGATGCAGAGTCTCGGATAGCAAACGAGAAAAGCACCTTGCCCAAGTTGCTGCAGCAGTGCTCGGTCTGCAAGTGTACTGACCAGCCTATTCACGTAGCTGAGGTGAAAACGAGGACCTCTCCAGAGTGCCGACTTGTATGACAAATCGGAAACGCACTCGCGAAACACACCGCGTTTCCGATGTGATTACGCCGGATTCACTGCCATTTTGTATAAGTAAATATATATCGAGTGGCAGAAATATAACAAAGCGGCATGCATTTTGAGCGACCAGTACCGACAACGAGGTCAAAACGTCTCTAGGGTAGTGCTACGCTGGCTATCAGTGGGTTAGTTGTTAGTACCTGGTGAGCAGCGTGCCTTCCTATCGGAGAGTGGGAGACGAGACTACGACCCGCGGCGACCATTATGACCCCTCTGACCGCCTCCCCTCCTGCCCTCGCCTTCCCCACCAGTGCCTGCACGAACCGCCTCAACCGTAATGATGGCGTCGTCCGAGACCGGGCCCGCGTCAACGTAGGGAGAATCGTCGACGCTGTTGCTAGAAACGTACTCGAACGCTAGATTTCCGTTCGTGTCACGGTGGGTTATCGCCAGCAGAGTCGTCGTCCTGGTGCGGTTTCGCTCTCGGACTTGTCCGCCGGTCCCGTTGCGCGACCGCTCGCGATCGCGCTCCGGGGCTTCGAGCGGGGATGACAGCGTCACTGTCACATTCTCGTGACCACCCGGGGCAAGATACTCGGAGACCCCGACGAGTGCGCCACTCTGGTTGTAGACTGCAACGAACCCCCCGTCAGAGAGGGTCGTCCTGGCTATCGTCACCGTCATGTTTGTCATCGTCTGGTTCTCGAACTGAACCGCCGCAGTGGGTCCCTAGCCGGCGTCAGTCCCATTGTCAGCCTGTGTGGTTGCCCCGTCGACGGCAGCTGTCACACCGAGCGAACCGACGGCGACGAACAGCAGGACTGCGATGCCGATCCGGAATGTGAGAATTCGTTTCTGTGTCATGCCTGTTTGACTACCGTTGAAACGTAATCGCCGCGACAACCGAGAGTCACGACGGTGTTGGAGAGCCGGTCTTCACTGAGCCGAAGTCGCCGAAATAGACGATGTCACTCGAACAGGCGGGAACACCTCCCTCGAGCGGGTTTGAACGTCACTTGGTAGTACTTTGTCTCGTTTCCACCAGTGTCGTCGTCGGCTTCCACTGGTCCTGACCCCTGGCACTCGCGCGTCCGGACGAATCTGTACAGTTCATCCAGGTCTGTCTCAACGTTGCGATTCGGGTTGAGGTAGATTCGGCGCCCGCCACCTCCCCCCGAACAACACCCGCCAGAGTCCGAGGACTGGGTGTCATCGTCGCCCTGTTCGTTGCCTCCGCCACCGGGGAAGTTCGGACACCGGATTTTGTACGCCAGATACGTCTCGGGAGCGTCACGGCCGGTGCACTCCGGCGAGATCGTCTCCTCACCTATCGGCTCGACGATTTTGAATCGCGGTTCGTCGGGGTTGTTTTTCCCGCGCAGTTGACCCTCTCTGACGTATCCCGTGCCCCCCTGTTGAGCCGTCGCGGTAGGCGCTGTGAGGAGACCGCCGGCTACGAGTGAGCCGGTGGCTGCGGCCCGCCGTATGACTGTCCGTCGGGAAATCGTCTCGTCTGCTCCTGGATTTTCGGTCATAGTAGTTCGAAAAATTGAGTGTGCTATGTCCTCTAGTGGGAAGCGTCAGCCGGAGCCTTCTTCTGCTGGTTCCAGGCCGAGTTTGTCGACGTCGACTCCGTCCAGGGAGCCACAATCCGGATCGACTTCTGCGATCCGATACAGGGCAGGCTCGCCGAGGTCCTCGCTGGTCGTAACGGGCTTTTTCTCGTAAATGTAGATGTTACAGCCGCCATCGACGTTGTACTCCTCGTACGTCTTGTTCGGGGGGGCCGTGGCTTCTTTTGCTGCCTCGCACCCGCTGAAGTACTGTTCGGTACCGGACCCTTTGCTGGTGATTTCGACTATCTCGCCGCCACTATACGAACAGCCGAAAGTGAGGGCCGAACCACCGGTGACCCGGGACGGTCCGGTGTCGTCTCTACCACCGCCTCCGCCTTGACCGCCTTCGCCGCCTCGCTCGTCACTTTTACCCCGGCCGTGGTCGTTGCCACCCTCGCGATTTCCGCCCTGTTCACCGTGTTCTGCAGCCGCAGTTCCGACTCCGCCAAGAGCGACGGCACTCGATGCTGCGATCCTGCGCAAGACACATCTGCGTGTGGGAGATGTTCGTTCTTCGTCGTCCATATTCTCATGTAGCCCAGTAGGCTACACTGGTACGCTGGCCCAGATACTGCATTAGTTATAGTTGCGTTTGAATCACGTCATTTGGAATCAAACACCGGGTAATGACGGGAGACTCGATTCCCGAATACTCGCTACCACCGCCTTCAGTACCTCTACTTGGACAAGCACAGGTTACCAGCACCAAACGGGTCGAGATGGCAGTAAATGTGAGCGACCTGCCGAGAATGACTGGTTATCATTATTCGTCCAGACGACGAGACGTCTGGACAGGTGTCTACTTCGTAGCCACCTCTGTTTGCGGTTTCCGTCGCCGCGGTGGCGGTCAGTATTGCTGGCTGTGACCCGACGGAAGAACGAGCCGGCGACGAGCGGCGTCGCGTTCCCCGTGGCGGGTGCAATCGCGTTTCTGGTGTTCACCGCCGGTCACTACGCCGGCGACACCTACTCGCTGGAGGAGGTCGTCTTCATCGGCGTTCCGGCCCTGTCGGTGACGGTTCTGTATGTTCTAACGGGTAACCTTCTCGTCGTGATTGGCGTCCACACGCTGGTTGACGGTATCTCACTCTTGGGCCCCGACGTTGCGGCGGTTCTCAACGACAGTGAGAAACCGGTACCGGAGTAGCCGGGCCGGGGTCGCGGACGGTTGTTCGACCGATAGGCGCTCGCATACTCCTCGCTGGCGCTTGGGTTCGGGACGTCGAACCCGTCCCGGTAGCACGGCCAACACGGGAGCTCGGCGTCGGCGTCCCAACAGTCACAGTCATGTGCAACATTCGCGCTCTGTATCTTGCATAGATGCAAGCGACCTACTGGAATCCCATCAGTTGCGTCGTGACCAACATAGAGCGTGGGTTCAGCACGGTGAGAGCATTCTATTCAGGTGTATACGACTGAATTGACATTGGCCGCTCAGTACGCCTACGAATCGATGACTGAGCAACCGTTTCACGAGCAAGGCTACTGGTGGCTTGTAGTACGCACTGGGTTCTCTCCTCTTTCATTTCCGGGTCGGAGCTTCCTCGCTGGACGATGTGGGTCTATCGATTGCATTGTCCTATCGAACCATAGACCAGAGTCGGCTCACTGCGGTCATTCTGCGGGT contains:
- a CDS encoding CPBP family intramembrane glutamic endopeptidase, with protein sequence MTRRKNEPATSGVAFPVAGAIAFLVFTAGHYAGDTYSLEEVVFIGVPALSVTVLYVLTGNLLVVIGVHTLVDGISLLGPDVAAVLNDSEKPVPE
- a CDS encoding PAS domain S-box protein, giving the protein MSSTSLTEIQRETLALFEISGEPWTTTEVADHLDLGRRSTYERLERLVDHNRLKTKKVGGSGRVWWRPPADSDTTPDWSATTESLIDDVLDSADVAIFVIDEEFDVAWINDATERYFGLDRNRVLGRDKHRLIEEQIASVVDDGEAFTETVLATYDDNTYVEQFECHVTPDDGEERWLEHRSKPIEAGAYAGGRVELYYDITDRKEMKQAHDRDRIQFESVIDAVEEHAIFMLDPDGYVRTWNQGAERIKGYTTEEILGEHFSRFYTDEARQAGVPQENLTTALEQGSFQDEGWRLRADGSRFWANVTITAIRGDDGEIDGLVKITRDMTERRKNKQGIRRERNLLEKVQEASPIGIAIFDTEGELQRANQRFMELLGRGDAESLNYSLGEQPPLDTDGNVIPYPERPAPRALSTGDAVTDQRIRIDGPDGRARWLSVNAKPFDGETEGVVVTTTEVTQFKEQAQRLERQRDDLQSELEGIFERIDDAFFSLDGDLRFNYVNEQASTLLGHSSSELVGRHIWDVLKPGSKAESAFEEALKTQESISFEEYYEPIGTWFENHVYPSETGLSVYFQDISDRKHRERRLERFERMVETVDDGVYATDGEGHFVFVNDAFVAMSEHTREELLGSHGSAFFGDRFVDTDEQEWLELITDERDSVAFETDIIGPDGETRIVHNQFVALEFDDEVGRVGVTRDVTGRKERERELERYEQLVETVWDGVYALDENDRMVLVNDAFCELVGYERDELLGEQPTLITSDEVNQDANELAPEVIAGDRAIGVLEGELQTADGEVVPVETRHGPFEYEDGRTGRCGVTRDISDRKWFEETLLTLYESTQTLFDVQTAEVVDEAVIEAVADVIDLAGVAVYRYDDADDELYPAAHSMEAEFVRGGDLRTVPPGDSSIVGHVYTSGDVLALDDITESPYHQSNATEMHGGLFVPMGDYGVLVAGTREESGIDENTRRLVELLATNIEAAYNRVEREVALREHEQELEQQREGLTALNNLNEVVRGITDAVIEQSTREEIERTVCERLADSESYLFAWIGDTDTATQTVNLRTEAGVEGYLDGITISVDPDDERSEGPTGRALRTGETQVSHDIRAESRYDPWREYIERYGFRSSAAVPIVHERTVYGVINVYADRPHAFDGEERELISQLGEVVGHAIAATERKQALMSDELVELEFQIQDVFAALNVPVETSGRITLDSAVPVSDGEFLVYGTVAPDAVDTVARITKNVPHWRELTIRSEGDPTRFEVRMTDPPVLSVVASLGGYVEQAVIEDGDLRMTVHLAPSVDARTVTDAVETAYPASELVRRQQISRDRDDPARFQRHLVEALTGRQQTALETAYHAGFFEWPRDTSGEEVAESIGIASPTFHQHLRKAERKVLDAVFSSPMQSLG
- a CDS encoding DUF7282 domain-containing protein; protein product: MTNMTVTIARTTLSDGGFVAVYNQSGALVGVSEYLAPGGHENVTVTLSSPLEAPERDRERSRNGTGGQVRERNRTRTTTLLAITHRDTNGNLAFEYVSSNSVDDSPYVDAGPVSDDAIITVEAVRAGTGGEGEGRRGGGQRGHNGRRGS